One segment of Pseudomonas asgharzadehiana DNA contains the following:
- a CDS encoding class I SAM-dependent methyltransferase, with amino-acid sequence MTPPLDLQRALSELIGDAHLVPCPLPGTQLSLWLLDADNMDRAFSPEETRRILHEPPYWSFCWASGLALARYLAANPEWVAGKRVLDFGAGSGVAAIAAVKAGALEVVACDLDPLALAACRANAALNNVALTYSADFFAEADRFDLILVADVLYDRANLPLLDQFLTRGREALVADSRVRDFQHPSYQRLEILDALTLPDLAEPWEFRKVSLYHSRRQPL; translated from the coding sequence ATGACGCCACCGTTGGACTTGCAGCGCGCGCTGAGCGAGCTGATCGGCGACGCCCACTTGGTGCCCTGCCCGCTGCCGGGCACGCAGCTGTCGTTGTGGCTGCTGGATGCCGACAATATGGACCGCGCCTTCAGCCCCGAAGAAACCCGACGCATCCTGCACGAACCGCCCTACTGGAGCTTTTGCTGGGCGAGCGGCCTGGCATTGGCGCGCTACCTGGCGGCCAACCCCGAGTGGGTCGCCGGCAAACGCGTGCTGGATTTCGGAGCAGGCTCCGGCGTGGCTGCGATTGCGGCCGTCAAGGCAGGCGCATTGGAAGTGGTGGCCTGCGACCTGGACCCGCTGGCGTTAGCCGCTTGCCGCGCAAATGCCGCGCTCAATAACGTGGCATTGACCTATTCGGCGGACTTTTTCGCCGAGGCTGACCGCTTCGACCTGATCCTGGTGGCCGATGTGCTCTATGACCGCGCCAACCTGCCGCTGCTGGACCAGTTCCTCACCCGTGGCCGCGAAGCGCTGGTGGCGGATTCGCGAGTGCGAGACTTCCAGCATCCGAGCTATCAGCGCCTGGAAATCCTGGATGCCCTGACCCTGCCCGACCTGGCCGAGCCTTGGGAGTTTCGCAAGGTGAGCCTGTACCATTCGCGGCGCCAGCCCTTATAG